From Rutidosis leptorrhynchoides isolate AG116_Rl617_1_P2 chromosome 3, CSIRO_AGI_Rlap_v1, whole genome shotgun sequence, a single genomic window includes:
- the LOC139901875 gene encoding uncharacterized protein yields MDLEPVLTWWLLKEFTHIIDQANLLSDVMACETSTNKLVLINVMIFIWRARRKRIPVLIELDKRGIYMGSTQSPVCDDYLESIDHVLFLCSFAKDIWVRIFNWWGAILPPNLSFERLLDGAGQTISSPMTKDRWKAVIWIACYYIWHHRNEVVFNNINKGAAVVSNEIQIKSYEWIYNRSNKSCFDWLPWLSSPQAIGGPNANRCGIG; encoded by the coding sequence ATGGATTTGGAGCCTGTCCTCACATGGTGGCTTCTCAAAGAATTCACACATATAATTGATCAAGCAAATCTATTGTCGGATGTTATGGCATGCGAAACTTCAACGAATAAGCTGGTTCTAATAAACGTTATGATCTTCATTTGGAGAGCTAGGAGAAAACGGATCCCTGTCCTGATTGAATTGGACAAAAGAGGAATTTACATGGGGTCCACCCAGTCTCCCGTTTGTGATGATTATCTCGAGTCTATTGATCACGTTTTGTTTTTGTGCAGCTTCGCCAAGGACATTTGGGTCCGAATTTTCAACTGGTGGGGTGCTATTTTGCCACCAAATCTTTCTTTTGAACGCCTTCTAGATGGTGCAGGTCAAACAATCTCATCACCTATGACCAAAGATAGATGGAAAGCGGTCATTTGGATTGCCTGCTATTATATCTGGCACCACAGGAACGAAGTTGTTTTCAACAATATTAACAAGGGTGCTGCTGTCGTGTCTAACGAAATCCAGATAAAAAGCTACGAGTGGATCTATAACAGATCCAACAAATCATGTTTCGACTGGCTTCCTTGGTTAAGCTCTCCTCAGGCGATTGGAGGTCCAAATGCCAATCGTTGTGGTATTGGTTAA